In Plasmodium reichenowi strain SY57 chromosome 5, whole genome shotgun sequence, the following proteins share a genomic window:
- a CDS encoding stearoyl-CoA desaturase, putative, giving the protein MIEMILSYVYIALAGVLHTLNKSYLDIKDIGVTYLTYFIFLISCYLLKNYFSFKFLNFIRIVKSSIVLIICLISLKYLDLNLTLSINFFYLYNILQLSNFLEVSTSQNKKSNNKSTNVEQKVINKYELRNENEEKNYEAIGDTSKHLEKIAKKILNNKKKLEENECILKEKEIIDEIERKEKEEEEIMKMKNNLNAKKNKDKRKDKINLYGIYVFFLQTFYIYFFYFFWNYIQNLIIIKIFLTLQLVKCLISFVSNFWINNMNINLFKRMIHILDIVYMFSISLFFTNILYNISQNTHFLRNFAVYSIVFHVYYAYVLFVKYIYTYHKQFRSSLFSFILFFHVFGIIGMIKLYYHEYGKSLLIQCVIFYLINGFGITFGAHRLWSHRAFKAGHIVQVLFLILNSFANQGSVIVWAINHRLHHKYSDTKYDPHNIRYGFFYSHIGWLLYQKTKYVKEKEKEVYVDDLLQNPYLLLQHKLDPYFNFFFCFIIPGIYSYFMYNNFWDGFFILGALRWIITLHATWSINSASHSFGHRPYNIDIKPTNNIFTSIVALGEGCHNYHHVFPYCYAMNENFYILSINPTKYLINFFYYLGLVWDLKCAKNICKEVRLRETLKLEKRNKALSENIKNEIMKKEDTSYVIELMNSFKALCNDYLNISTFMYILYFLRDIVIMITIFLIHICYCYNKYGNGTMFSTISEKFNIENNKYISISLSFFFHIILYTLPMGTMFASLYALVYECKRELLFKKPLFNHFFGSIISSFILLPYTSDKNRKSVLTALNEDFVKILKGPIYFDIYTLIFTFFSVFYIMTYYIFGYFYFCTFLLGPYIVFNAWLLIYIYLLKNPPFLQMDINTKEVDIGVLNYVAFQSLLQWKKNNSIYQSKKRLYKMVFSFINFIHHHLCYTHVVEFINASIPSYRTKEIYKHFDKTLDQYNFLRNDKFMDVLKEFL; this is encoded by the exons atgataGAAATGATCTTAAgttatgtatatatagCGTTAGCAGGTGTACTGCACACGTTAAACAAAAGTTATTTAGACATTAAAGACATAGGTGTAACCTATTTAAcctattttatttttttaatttcatgttatttattaaagaattatttttcatttaagtttcttaattttataagaaTTGTAAAAAGTTCCATAGttctaataatatgtttaataaGCTTAAAATATTTAGATTTGAACCTGACCTTAAGTAttaactttttttatttatacaacATTTTACAGTTAAGTAACTTTTTAGAAGTAAGTACAtcacaaaataaaaaaagcAATAACAAATCAACAAATGTAGAGCAAAAAgtaattaataaatatgaattaagaaatgaaaatgaagaaaaaaattatgagGCAATTGGAGATACATCAAAACATTTAGAAAAAATtgcaaaaaaaatattaaataataaaaaaaaattagaagaaaatgaatgcatattaaaagaaaaagaaattattgATGAAATagaaagaaaagaaaaagaagaagaagaaattatgaaaatgaaaaataatcttaatgctaaaaaaaataaagataaaagaaaggacaaaataaatttatatggtatttatgttttctttttacaaaccttttatatatattttttttatttcttttggAATTATATTCAGAACttgattattataaaaatattcttaaCTTTACAATTAGTTAAATGTCTCATTTCTTTTGTTAGTAATTTCTggataaataatatgaatataaatttattcaaaagaatgatacatatattaGACATCGTATATATGTTTTCTATaagtttattttttacaaatattCTGTACAATATATCACAAAATACACATTTCTTACGTAACTTTGCAGTATACTCTATTGTATTTCATGTATATTATGCATATGTCCTATTTGTtaagtatatatacacatatcATAAGCAGTTTAGatcatctttattttcttttattttgttcttcCACGTATTTGGAATAATTGGaatgataaaattatattatcacGAGTATGGAAAGTCATTATTAATTCAG tgCGTAATATTTTACCTCATAAACGGTTTCGGAATAACATTTGGAGCTCATCGGTTATGGTCACATAGAGCATTTAAAGCTGGTCACATTGTACAggttttatttttaattttgaATAGTTTTGCTAATCAAGGGAGTGTAATAGTTTGGGCCATAAATCATCGTTTACATCATAAATACAGTGATACAAAATATGATCCTCATAATATAAGATATGGCTTCTTTTATAGTCACATTGGATGGCTTTTATATCagaaaacaaaatatgtaaaagaaaaagagaAAGAAGTTTATGTAGATGATTTATTACAAAATCCTTATCTTCTCTTACAACACAAATTAGATccatattttaattttttcttttgttttattatacctggtatatattcatattttatgtataataatttttggGATGgattttttatattagGAGCTCTTCGTTGGATTATTACTTTACATGCTACATGGTCTATTAATAGTGCATCACATTCTTTTGGACATAGACCCtataatattgatataaAACCAAccaataatatttttacatcAATAGTAGCCCTTGGAGAAGGATGCcataattatcatcatgTGTTTCCTTACTGTTATGCTATGaatgaaaatttttatattcttagTATAAACCCTACGAAATATCTGataaattttttctattatttaGGTTTAGTATGGGATTTAAAATGTGCAAAGAATATTTGTAAAGAAGTACGATTAAGAGAAACATTAAAATTAGAAAAGAGAAATAAAGCATTAAGTGAAAacattaaaaatgaaataatgaaaaaagaagataCAAGTTATGTTATAGAATTAATGAATTCTTTCAAAGCATTGTGTAatgattatttaaatatttcaacctttatgtacattttatatttcttaagAGATATTGTGATTATGATtactatatttttaattcaCATATGTTACtgttataataaatatggaAATGGTACGATGTTTTCTACAATATCagaaaaatttaatatagaaaataataaatatatatcaatatcactttcctttttctttcatattattttatatacacTACCCATGGGAACTATGTTTGCAAGTTTATATGCATTAGTTTATGAATGTAAAAGAGAGctactttttaaaaaaccACTATTTAATCATTTCTTTGGTAGTAttatttcatcatttattttgttaCCTTATACTTCagataaaaatagaaaatcAGTATTAACAGCGTTGAATGAAGATTTCgttaaaattttaaaggggccaatatattttgacatatatactttaatatttacctttttttcagtattctatataatgacatattatatatttgggtacttttatttctgtacatttttattaggaccatatattgtttttaatGCATGgttattaatttatatatatttattaaaaaatcCTCCATTTTTACAAATGGATATTAATACTAAAGAAGTGGATATTGGTGTTTTAAATTATGTTGCTTTCCAATCATTACTTcaatggaaaaaaaataattcaatATATCAAAGTAAAAAGAGGTTATATAAAATGgttttttcatttataaatttcATACATCATCACTTATGTTATACTCATGTTGTTGAATTCATTAATGCTAGCATACCAAGTTACAGAActaaagaaatatataaacattttgATAAAACCTTAGATCAGTATAATTTCCTACGCAATGACAAATTTATGGACGTACTAAAGGAATTCTTATGA
- a CDS encoding MORN repeat protein, putative has product MKKIKDSFQLFSSKNKRDNEKNQDISNRLYKIGNEIEEKFDEDVENIRFNADDISYYFVKNTESLNKESYRECDNKKSVNEINIYKRLQDKKIKTLFDTSICGPYICCIFILSKKENVNIEYIYPHIDINEKNIILQIENEMKIITPFNVWYRYKGEWKEDIENFLIERIFLLKEMNTCTNVLYNLNIEPTSNNEYNILYGISGNRYYSIVLDYLEENIYKEIMIISQIPYYNFISWKFLTVMESFLIDKEFKKLKNFVDSLSEDNNIFEKITFDDYYLNLSNNMEQLKNMKLENILIFLKALLLEKKIVISCSKKEMGCKYVLLFLSFIPDIINLGFNIKNYEDKFEEWKKSKLPLILFHETYVLLLHIDNLKLFNNYTCSKNYFISTTIHSDVYKAVQNNADLLYDVDKDNLVINNDNLIDVLKLTKFENNHLNKIHSVFKSFFNFSSLLFENIKPNETLINLQNINYSNTNNIISNFNRINEKLFCNQNGNISLINNSYNNDDKNNDDDDNNDNNNDDDNNNNDHDDGTIVLTKSECDFKTINMNDYKKNEDKSLNSLDNLPNEIRGKYQMGKLKEEKVLIGTTRGTINENSGLYMNKYISYGNNINNNDNNNNNNNNNNNDIIINNKRYSDNFHLNGTFPSNEGNYENVELIDDEDDIYIINLKDNYSEELNFIKDIERLESNYNKTENMKGLKKNDELEKFVIDIRNHFHIYFNELFTLSKEYFEEGMKEKKNVYEENYNNLFIEIWEETTNFHSFIEKDYKINKFLKIAEENNILFDKRNLEKYTFINDLLIIEKGENYNETIENYNNLKEVLIISLKGYVYEGTYCFLKNCKQGLGKFVSNIYDITFQGEWHNDQINGSGHLYHKNFKYFGKFKNNLFSENGIFVDNMLNQYEGEFLNGYFNGNGKLIYNKNTYIGIFKNNNLIGQGKILYKTGSVYTGEIKNFLPHGYGFLSYDDSAIFEGYFIEGKKCGNGFLTLKCNDPSNNIFSIEGKWENDEPVMRKSFHIVFPNKDKYIGKIYILPNSKRNNKYKKYISDDTIVNIIQKKLYDVNQLIETVFNFMYHTNVNKKLEHITTNMITEEQRKYYLNVPYPIEDISNVNPTLNDQNGNNKKITSNPQSISSHQSINDYQKNDDNYEIRNSSILNSIDKREDYSSFKKKDSLPIIFLEEKQTSTEFNGTYKDSDDDSENAENEQKIFLKEKLETFINNKKKKVLKNIFDILDKNWLINNTENKLNKNKNIVEYLQQKKLFIIPHRKGLSIYNKKKENYNGKFCLGMKHGYGIYVYDHINRYEGYWFRGMKHGYAILYEGDHIYYAHFNYDKLISKEIILLKNLDKYKPKKETSKLKVYNNQFLINQSFFNFKDFISTVVCNYL; this is encoded by the exons ATGAAGAAAATCAAAGATAGTTTTCAATTGTTTTCATCAAAAAACAAAAG AGATAATGAGAAAAACCAAGACATAAGTAATAGATTATACAAAATTGGCAACGAAATTGAAGAAAAATTTGATGAAGATGTTGAAAATATAAGATTTAATGCAGATGATATATCCTATTATTTTGTGAAAAATACGGAatcattaaataaagaatcATATAGAGAAtgtgataataaaaaatcagttaatgaaataaacatatataaaagattaCAAGATAAAAAGATCAAGACATTATTTGATACAAGTATATGTGGTCCATATATTTGTTgcatttttattttatcaaaaaaagaaaatgtaaatattgaatatatttatccacacatagatataaatgaaaaaaatattatattacaaatagaaaatgaaatgaaaattattacaCCATTTAATGTTTGGTATAGATATAAAGGAGAATGGAAAGAAGATATAGAAAATTTTCTTATAGAAAggatatttttattaaaagaaatgaatACATGTActaatgtattatataatttgaatATTGAACCTACTAgtaataatgaatataatattttatatggTATTAGTGGTAATAGATATTATTCCATTGTATTAGATTATttagaagaaaatatatataaagaaattatgataataagTCAGATTCCATACTATAATTTCATATCGTGGAAATTTCTGACTGTTATGgaatcatttttaatagataaagaatttaaaaaattaaaaaattttgttGATTCTTTGAgtgaagataataatatatttgaaaaaattacatttgatgattattatttgaatttatccaataatatggaacaattaaaaaatatgaaattaGAGAATatcttaatatttttaaaagcgttattattagaaaaaaaaattgttatttcatgttcaaaaaaagaaatgggttgtaaatatgttttattatttttgtctTTTATTCctgatattataaatttgggatttaatataaaaaattatgaagaTAAATTTGAAGAATGgaaaaaatcaaaattaccattaattttatttcatgaaacatatgtattattattacatatagATAATCtgaaattatttaataattatacatgttcaaaaaattattttatatctaCTACAATTCATAGTGATGTATATAAAGCTGTCCAAAATAATGCAGATCTTTTATATGACGTTGATAAAGATAACTTAGTTATAAACAATGATAATCTTATCGATGTATTGAAATTAACAAAATTTGAAAATaatcatttaaataaaatacattcTGTATTTAAATCTTTCTTTAATTTctcttcattattatttgaaaacATAAAACCAAATGAAactttaataaatttacaaaatataaattattccaatacaaataatattatatcgAATTTTAATAGgataaatgaaaaattgTTTTGTAACCAAAATGgtaatatttcattaataaataactcctataataatgatgataaaaataatgatgatgatgataataatgataataataatgatgatgataataataacaatgaCCATGATGATGGTACTATTGTACTTACTAAAAGTGAGTGTGATTTTAAAACtattaatatgaatgactataaaaaaaatgaagataaatCATTGAACAGTTTGGATAATTTGCCAAATGAAATAAGAGGAAAATATCAAATGGGAAAATTGAAAGAAGAAAAGGTACTAATTGGTACCACACGTGGTACaattaatgaaaatagtggattatatatgaataagTACATATCATAtggaaataatattaataataatgataataataacaacaataataataacaataataatgatattattattaataataaacgTTATAGTGATAATTTCCATTTGAATGGAACATTTCCATCAAATGAAGGtaattatgaaaatgtTGAACTTATcgatgatgaagatgatatatacattataaatttaaaagataattatagtgaagaattaaattttataaaagatatagaAAGATTAGAAagtaattataataaaacagAAAACATGAAAGggttaaaaaaaaatgatgaattAGAAAAATTTGTTATCGATATAAGAAatcattttcatatttattttaatgaaCTATTTACTTTAAGTAAAGAATATTTTGAAGAAGGgatgaaagaaaaaaaaaatgtgtatgaagaaaattataataatttatttattgaaaTATGGGAAGAAACTACAAACTTTCATTCTTTTATTGAAAAGgattacaaaataaataaatttttaaaaatagcagaagaaaataatattttatttgataaaagaaatttaGAAAAgtatacatttataaatgatttattaataattgaaaaaggagaaaattataatgaaacaatagaaaattataataatttaaaagaagttttaataatatctttaaaaggatatgtatatgaaggtacatattgttttttaaaaaattgtaaaCAAGGATTAGGGAAATTTGtaagtaatatatatgatattacATTTCAAGGAGAATGGCATAATGATCAAATAAATGGTTCAGGtcatttatatcataaaaattttaaatattttggaaaatttaaaaataatttgtttAGTGAAAACGGTATATTTGTTGACAATATGTTAAATCAATATGAAGGAGAATTTTTGAATGGTTATTTTAATGGTAATGGAaaacttatatataataaaaacacTTATATAggaatttttaaaaataataatttaattggtcaaggaaaaatattatataaaactGGTTCTGTATATACTGgggaaataaaaaatttcttACCACATGGATATGgatttttatcatatgaTGATTCAGCAATATTTGAAGGATATTTTATTgaaggaaaaaaatgtgGTAATGGTTTCTTAACATTAAAATGTAATGATCCttctaataatatattttcaattGAAGGGAAATGGGAAAATGATGAACCTGTAATGAGAAAAAGTTTTCATATCGTTTTTCCAAAcaaagataaatatattgggaaaatttatattctcCCAAATTctaaaagaaataataaatacaaaaaatatatatctgATGATACTATAGTTAATATAATAcagaaaaaattatatgatgTTAACCAATTAATAGAAACCgtatttaattttatgtatCACACtaatgttaataaaaaattagaaCATATCACAACTAATATGATAACAGAAGAacaaagaaaatattatttgaatgTTCCATATCCCATTGAAGATATAAGCAATGTTAATCCTACCCTTAACGATCAAAATGGAAATAACAAGAAAATTACAAGTAACCCTCAAAGTATTAGTAGTCATCAAAGTATTAATGACtatcaaaaaaatgatgataattatgaaataaGGAATTCTTCTATATTGAATAGTATAGATAAGCGTGAAGATTATTCATcgtttaaaaaaaaagatagTTTACccataatatttttagaAGAAAAACAAACTTCCACTGAATTTAATGGAACCTATAAAGACAGTGATGATGATAGCGAAAATGCAGAAAATGAACAAaagatatttttaaaagaaaaactTGAAAcctttataaataataagaagaaaaaagtattgaaaaatatttttgatatattagATAAAAATTGGTTAATAAACAATACTGAAAATAAACtgaacaaaaataaaaatattgtagAATACCTACAACAAAAAAAGTTATTCATTATCCCTCATAGAAAAGGattaagtatatataataaaaaaaaagaaaattataatggTAAATTCTGTTTAGGAATGAAACATGGATATggtatatatgtttatgaTCATATAAATAGATATGAAGGATATTGGTTTCGAGGAATGAAACATGGTTATGCTATTCTATATGAAGGAgatcatatatattatgctcattttaattatgataaattaatttccaaagaaattatattacttaaaaatcttgataaatataaacctaaaaaagaaacatcTAAACTTAAggtatataataatcagTTCTTAATAAACCAatccttttttaatttcaaAGATTTTATATCTACGGTTGTatgtaattatttatag
- a CDS encoding hypothetical protein (conserved Plasmodium protein, unknown function) yields MNMINIGYLILVLSFLLLEKTFYGSDTFRGFEDIYVRRKNKIWCCNLNHEKSYFHNKTINTSYKNRVLKESILLNLDLGMKKYKDNTITKKKTPENIYKDKYENNYEMKYDEDIANNMSEEKRDEKEVIEHQEIDEKKGKQYKSDINKTVSLSHLKQYKNIYVNNNNKIKKKKSIKKHLPSYNLERKSNKYLNFLLVDNRNESYTFMVPMKFYINEAIYNISDEEYNKLMEDNNVDVYLNNALVEYKYENFEIKEGEVEGEVEGEVKENNMNEEEKDNKDKGNEINSNRQDENTEFQENDNNDSVIMKYTIIISGLVLLCCISFIIYYFDIIQKVKMKLNKKRKSNATMAINRDKNQEEFM; encoded by the coding sequence atGAACATGATTAATATTGGATATTTGATTTTAGttttatcttttttgtTATTGGAAAAGACATTTTATGGTAGTGATACCTTTAGAGGATTTGAAGATATTTATGTtagaagaaaaaacaaaatatgGTGTTGTAATTTAAATCATGAAAAAAGTTATTTTCATAACAAAACTATAAATACGTCATACAAAAATAGAGTTTTAAAAGAAAGCATTTTACTTAATTTAGATTTAGGtatgaagaaatataaGGATAATACCATAACCAAAAAGAAAACACctgaaaatatttataaagataaatatgaaaataattatgaaatgaaatatgatgaagatATTGCTAATAATATGAGTGAAGAAAAAAGAGATGAAAAGGAAGTGATTGAACATCAAGAAATAGacgaaaaaaaaggaaaacaATACAAAAgtgatataaataaaacagTTAGTTTATCACATCttaaacaatataaaaatatttatgttaataacaataataaaataaaaaaaaaaaaaagtataaaaaaacatttaCCTTCATATAATTTAGAAAGGAAAAGTAATAAGTATCTTAACTTTTTACTCGTAGATAATAGAAATGAATCTTATACCTTTATGGTGCCTAtgaaattttatataaatgaagcaatatataatatttcagatgaggaatataataaattaatggaagataataatgtagatgtttatttaaataatgcCTTGGTTGAATacaaatatgaaaatttcGAAATAAAAGAAGGCGAAGTTGAAGGAGAAGTTGAAGGAGAagtaaaagaaaataacaTGAATGaggaagaaaaagataataaagataagggaaatgaaataaattcAAACAGACAAGATGAAAACACTGAATTTCAAGAAAATGATAACAATGATAGTGtaattatgaaatataccattattatttcagGATTAGTTCTCTTATGCTGTATCagttttattatttattattttgatattaTACAAAAGGTAAAAATGAAGctaaataaaaaaagaaaatctAATGCAACCATGGCAATAAATAGAGACAAAAATCAAGAGGAATTTATGTGA